The Methylocystis bryophila genome contains the following window.
TACGAAAGCCTGCCTCCGGGAGCGAAGCTCAAGGTGCAGGTTTCGAGCTCGCTCAAGGGCCAGCAGGTGTCTCGGATTCTCGAGGCGGATCTGGCGGGCGCCTCCGAACGCGCGCCCCCGCCCCGCTCCTCTTTCGACGGCCCCCGGCCGCCGCGCCGGGCTGCCCCCGATCCCTCGACGGCGGTCACGGTCGCCGGCAAAGTCAAATGGTTCGACGAGTCGAAAGGCTTCGGCTTTGTCCAATCCAATGACGGCGGCAAGGACGTGTTCGTTCATATCTCGATCCTTGCTCCTTCGGGCGTGAGCCGACTCGTCGAAGGCCAGCCGGTCACGATGCAGGTCGTGGACACGCAAAAGGGCCGCGAGGCGCTGTCGATCTCGACGCAATGAGCTGACACTTCTTCGTTATTCAACGCCGCGACGCCCTGCCCGGCCTCGCGGCGTTTTCCTTTTGCCCAGAGACTGCGATGACGATCCACCGTCTCATCGAGATTATGGCGGCGCTGCGTACGCCGCAGACCGGCTGTCCCTGGGATTTGGAGCAGACCTCGCGCTCCATCGCCCCTTACGCGATCGAGGAAGCCTATGAGGTCGTCGACGCGATCGAGCGCGACGATCTTTGCGACCTCAAGGACGAGCTCGGCGATCTTTTGCTCCAGGTCGTCTTTCACGCCCGCATGGCCGAGGAGGCCGGACATTTCGCCTTTGACGACGTCGTCGGAGCGATCTGCGAGAAGCTTACGCGACGCCATCCGCATGTCTTCGCGCAGGGCCGCGCGGCAGACTCTGCGGCCGTGTCTCTCCAATGGGACGCCATCAAAGCGGGCGAAAAAGCCGCCCGCGACGCGCGGCGCGGGGCGGCGGCTCCCCCTTCCCTGCTTGAGGGCGTGCCGACGCCCCTGCCCGCGCTGACGCGCGCCGTGAAGCTGCAGGAGAAGGCCGGCAAGGTCGGCTTCGACTGGGCCGACGCGCGTCTCGTGCTCGAAAAGATCCGCGAGGAGGCGGCGGAGGTCGAGGCGGAGCTCGCGGCGCCGGGCGCAGAGGCCTCGCCCGAGCTCGAGGACGAGATCGGCGACCTCCTGTTCGCCGTGGCCAATCTCGCCCGCCACGCCAAGGTCGATCCTGAGCAGGCGCTGCGCGGCGCCAACGCCAAGTTCGAGCGCCGCTTCCGCCACATCGAGCGCCGTCTCTCTGAAGCCGGCCGCACGCCGAAAGAAGCGACGCTCGACGAGATGGAGGCGCTGTGGGTTGAGGCGAAGGGACGCGAGCGCGGCGCTGATTCGCGGAAGCCGGGCTGAAGGCGATCGCTCGAGCATGTCACGGAAAAGTGCGAAGCGGTTTTCCGATCATGACATGCTCCAACTTTTTAACTTGGCGCGATTCCTTATCGCTCGAACGATTCCGTTCGAGCGGGAAACGCGCTAGGTTCTTCGGTTACTCAATCCCCAGCAGGCGCAATCCGAGGCCCCTGCCAGCCGCCCGCATGTCCGCGTCGAGCGTCGCGAGCGGCAGCGCGCGCCGCGCCGCGAGCTCGACATAGGCCGCATCATAAAGCGTGAGCCCGAAGCGCTCGGCTAGCTCCACCGTTTCGCCCCAAGCATTGGCGTCGGTATGGGCATCGACGACAACATCGAGCAGGCTCAGATCGGCGAGCGCCGCGCGGCGAAATCCTTCCTCGATTCGTCCGCGACGCAGCGCAGCCGTGAGACAATTAGCAACCTCGAGCCGCCAGAGCGAGGGCACGACGGCGCCCCACTCCGCGACCTCGTCGAAGACGCGCTCGATGGCCTTCGTCGTTTCATCGCCGAAGATCCAGGCGAGCGTCGCGGAGCTGTCGAGCACGAGGCTCAAGATCGGCCTTCGTCGCGAAGAGGCTTCCACTCTAGCCAGTCGAAGGGTCCGAGCTTTCTCGCTCTGGCGCGTTGGCGAATGCGCTGCAGGGCGGCGCGCGCTTCTGCGCCGCCGCGCACCTCCTTCAGGGGCGCGAGGCGCGCCACCGGTTTTCCGTGGCGGGTGATAATCACTTCCTCGCCCTGCTCCACGAGATCGAGCAGATAACCCAGTCTGTTCTTGGCCTCGAAGGCGCCGATTTCGCGCATGGCGCGCTCCATCCTGATCTAATTAAGCTAGCCTAATCCAGCTTAGTCAGGCCGTCCAGCACGCTGCGCGCAGTTTTGAAAAAGCCGAGGACCGGGCGTGTGGGAATTTAACCCCATAGATATGGTTAAAATACCACACTTTTGCGGTTTATTAATCATACTATTGCAGGCTATTGATATCTATTGATCTTCAAATCCGCTCGACCTCTTCCTTGGCGCGCTTCAACAGCTCGCGCAGCTTCTCAGCGCGTGCGGGCGAAAGCCCCCCGCCCCGCATCTTCTCGAACAGCGCGGCGCGGAGTTCGGCGATCGCCTCGCCGAGCGCCGACTCGCCGATGGGCGCGGCTGCCTCTTCGAGCTGCGCCTTGATCCTTTCGAGCTCGGCTCGGTTCTCTTCGAGATAGGCGCGCCCCGCCGGCGCGATCGAGAAACGGCGGCGCGGCCCGAAAGACTGCGAGGTGACGAGTCCGGCTTCAAGCAGCGCCTGCAGGATCGGATAGATGGAGCCGGGGCTCGGGCTGTAGGCCCCCTGGAAGCGCGCTTTTAGCGCCTTGATGATCTCATAGCCGTGGCGCGGCGCCTCATCGATGAGGCCGAGCGTGAGGAGGCGCAGGGCGCCCTGGTCGAAAAGCCTCGCCCCTCTGGCGCGCGCGAAAGGGCCGCCGCGCCCGAAAAGCCGCCGAAAGGGCGGGCGGCAGCTTTCCTGAATTTCGTCTTCGCCCCCCGGGGGGCCAAAAGGCGGACGCATGGGACAAGACTCGGCGTGGAGGCCTTGAAGCTCATAGCACGGCCGGGCCGTGGAGATGGAAAGGGCTGAGGGTTAGGGATAACGCAATCCGCCACGCGGCTCAGGCCTTGGCCCGGCCCAACGCGACGTTCGAGCGGCGCGGATTCCCTCTCCCCGCTTGCGGGGAGAGGGGCAAGGGCGCAGGCGAAGGCGCCGCAGGCTAGTCCTCCTTCTTCTCCTGGCGCTCGGCCTGGAAGCGCTCATAGGCCTCGCGGTCGCGTCTCTCTCGCTCGCGGCGCGCAAATTCCTCGAAGGCTTCCGCCTCCTCGTCGAGCGCCTTCAGCGTGTCGCGGCGCTTGGCGTCGAGCGCGCTATTGCCTGTCGAATGGCGGAAAGCCCGATGGCCGCCGCAGCCCCGCTCCCATCGGACATGTCGCCAGGCCAGAAAGCCCAAAGCCAGCAGGCCGAGCGGCGGGCATATGAAAAAGACCGCGCCGACGAGCAGCAGCTTCAGCGGCAGCGGCGGGCCAAACCCCCGCCCGCGCCAGGAAGCGGCGGGATCGGAACGGAAAGCGGCATGCGCACAGTGTGACATGATGAGCCTCATGGGTTCGTCCGATTACATTACGATATATCGGACGTGAAGCATCTAAGAAACGATATATCGTTTGCAAGGGCGAGGCAGCGCTTTCCACGCTGGGGTCCACAGCGCGCCTCTTCGGCGTCAGCACGCTCTCCTTCAGCCGTGTTTCATCTGCGCGAGGGTCGTCTGCGGCACGCCGGCGAAATTATTGGCCAGCAGATAGCGCGGGCTAGACTGAACGCACTGATCCAGCTGAATTTCCTCGAAGCGGCCATTGTCCCAGGTCTGAACGATTTCGAGCTCCTCGTCGCCGATATTGCGAATGGCGTGGCCGAAACCCATGGGAATACAGGCCACATCGCCGGGACCAAATTCTGCGACTTTTCCTCGGCCGCCCGATCCAAAGAGCGCCACCTGTCCCCTGCCCCGCGCGAAATACATCCATTCATTGGCGTTGGGGTGCCAGTGCAATTTGTGGAGGGCGCGCGGCTTGATCGTCATGACGCCGCCCGACATGGTTTTCGACGTGGGGAACTCGGCCGAGGTCGCCAGACGAAACGTCCCGGCGTCGAAGTCGCGCGCGGCCTTGGGGTCGCGAAGCAGACGGAATTTATGGGTGGATTCTTTGGGCCAAGGCGCCTCGAGCGCATCTTCCGGCTGCAGGATCTCTCCCGCCTGCATGAAGGTCTCGCCTTTGGGAAAGGCGTCGAACAGATCTTTGGGAAGCCCGAACTCCTGCCCCAGCATCTCCTTGGGCGTCAGATTGATCCAGTCCGTGATGGAAAAGGCCGCCGCATCCGGCGAGAAGCCTCCGTCGTCGAATGCGAGGATGATATTGCAGGGTTTGTCGCCGATGGTCTGAATTGAGTGGCCATGGCCCTTGGCGAAATACCAGAGATCTCCGGGCTCGAAATTGTTGATCTCGCTCGCGCCGGAGGGATCGATCACGACGGTCTGACAGCGTCCCTCCAAAACGATCGCCCATTCGGCGGCGGTCGCGTGCCAATGGAGCTCGCGCGAGCCGCCGGGGTTGAGAAGCGCGTGAACGCCGGCGACGCCCTTGGCTAACGGAAACTCCCGCGACGAGACTTCCTTCGCCCAGCCGCCCGTCGCGACGCGCGGCTTGGCGCTGTCCAGCGGGAAGCGGAACTCCGGCGCGGCGGCCGCGTCCTTCGGATCATGGAAGGCCGCTGTGTCGCCCGGCGGCAAAGGCCGGGCCGCGCGGCCATAGCCGCCGTCTCCCGCCGCCGCCATATATTTGTCTGTCGCCTCGGCGAGGCTCGAGAAGGTCAAGAACCCGCTCGCTCCGGCTGCGACCGTCTGCAAGACCCGGCGTCGATTTTCCAGCATGATCGACCCTCCGCCTTATCGCCTCAGCCGCGCTTCATTTGCGCGATGGTGGGGTCAGGCACGCCAGCGAAATTGTTGCGCAGCAAATGGCGCGGGCTCGACTGCACCCATTTGTCGAGATCGATCTCTTCGAATTTGCCATTGTCCCAGGTCTGGACGATCTCCAGATCCTCATCGCCAATATTCTTGATGGTGTGACCGAAGCCCATGGGAATATAGGCGACGTCGCCGGGGGTGAATTCCGCGACCTTTCCGCGTCCGCCCGATCCGAACACGGCCACCTGGCCCCTGCCCTTCAGATAATAGTGCCACTCATTGGCGTTCACGTTCCAATGCAGCTTGCGCATGCCTCCGGGCTTGAGCGTCATGAGCCCCCCGGACATGGTCTTCTGCGCCGGAAATTCGTCGACGGTCGCCAGGCGGAATGTCCCGCCTTCGAAATCGCGCGCCGCTTTCGGGTCGCGCAGCAAACGGAATTTATGCGTTGATTCTTTCGGCCAGGGCGCGTCGAGCGCGTCCTCCGCGCGCAGCACCGAGCCCTCCTGGATATAGGTCTCGCCCTTGGGAAAAGCGTCGAAGAGATCCTTGGGCAGCCCGAATTCGAGCGCCAGCAAATCCTTGGGCGTCACGTCGATCCAGTCGGTGATCGAGAAGGTGCCGTGTTCCGAAAAGGCGCCATTGTCGAAAGACAGAATGAAGTGACACGGCTTATCGCCGATCGTCTGGATCGAATGGCCATGGCCCTTGGCGAAATACCAGAGATCGCCCGGCTCGAAATTATTGATCTCGCTCGCCCCGGTCGGGTCGATCACCACCGTCTGGCATCGGCCTTCGATCACGAAGGCCCATTCGGCGGCGATGGCGTGCCAATGCAGCTCGCGCGAGGCGCCGGGATTGAGATACATGTGAACGCCGGCAATTCCCTTGCTGATCGGGAATTGATGAACCGTAGCCTCCTTGGCCCAGCCGCCGGTGGTGACTTTCGGCCGATTGCCGTCCAGTGAAAATTTAAAGTCGGGCATCGCGCCGACGTCTTTGGGATCATGAAAAGCGACCGTCTCTCCCGGGGGCAATTGCGTCGCCTGACGGCCGAACCCGCCGTCTCCGGCTTTGGCCATGTATTTGTCGGTCGCCTCGGCGACGCTCGTGAAAGTGACGAGACCCGATGCGAACGCCGCGCTTCCGAGAAAATTGCGCCTGCTCGTGAACATTTTCATTTCCCCCATTCTTGCCGCCCCTTCGACGGGACGTTCTCCTTGTGCGGTTGATTATGCCGGGGCCCTCGCAAATCGGAATGCGCGATGATACAATATTAGCCATCGACATTTCCGATGGCCGTGGGCGGTGAAGCTCGATCCAACTCTTCTGCTCACCTTCGTCACGATCACGGAAGCCAAGAGCTTCTCGGAGGCGGGCCGCCGGCTCGGCCTCTCGCAGTCGAGTGTCAGCGAGCATGTCAAAAAGCTCGAGCACCTCGCAGGCCGGCAACTGCTTCTGCGCGATACGCATTCCCACGCTCTGACGGAGGATGGTCAGGCGATGCTCGAATTCGCGCGTTCGATCCTCGAGACGAACGCGCGCGCCACGCGGCATTTCTCGCAATCGGTCAGACGACGACGCTTTCGGCTCGGCGCCAGCGAGGATCTCGCGATCGGGTGGCTCGGCGAGGCTGTGAGAGGCTTCATGCAGACGCATCCCGAAGTGGATCTCGACTTCACAATCGCGCTGAGCCGCACCTTGATCGAGCAATTCGACAACGGCGAGCTCGATCTGGTTGTCTGCAAGCGCTGGCCCGACGGCGACCGCGGCGAATTGATATTTAAAGACCAGGTCGTGTGGACCGCCGCGACGGAAGCGACCGTTTTCCGCAACGATCAGGCGCAGCTCGTGTTGTATCCCCCGCCTGGCGTCACGCGCTTCATGGCCTTGACCGCGCTGGAGCGAGCGGGCGCGCCCTGGCGCATCGCCTGCACCAGCGCCGACCTCAGCGGCTTGACGATGGCCACTGGCATCGGCCTCGGCATGATGGCGCATTCGAGCACGCTCATCCCTCCCGGGCTAAAGGCCTGTAGCCCCGACCCGCGCCTCCCCGAGATCGGCGCGATCGAGTTCGTCATGCTGGAGAAGAAGACGAGCGACCCAAAATTGCGCGCCGAAATGTCGCGCGCCATTCGCGCCAGGGTCGGCGAGAACGACAAGCGCAGGCGAGCTTGAGCGCGTTCCGCAAAAGTTGACAGGTCCGAAAGCGCCGCCTCGCACTTTTCCGTGTGCTTAGGAGCGCGGCCTACCCTGCCAGCCCCAGCTTCTCGGCGAGCCCGATGCGTTGCAGCTTGCCGGTCGCGCCCTTCGGGATTTCGCGCAGGAAGAGAATTTTGCGCGGGACCTTGAAGGCCGCGAGGCGCTCCGCGAGAAAGGCGCGCAGATCCCCCTCGGTCACGCTCGCGCCCTCGCGCAGAACGACGGCGGCGGCGACGTCCTCGCCGAGCCGCTCATGCGGCATGGCGAAGGCGACGACCTGCTGGACCGCCGGATGGTCCATCAGCGCCTCATCGACTTCGCGCGGCGAAATCTTCTCGCCGCCGCGGTTGATGATCTCCTTGAGGCGTCCCGTCAGGCGCACATAGCCGTCGGCATCCTTCACGCCCTGGTCGCCGGTGCGAAACCAGCCGTTGGCGAAGGCCTCGGCGTTAGCTTTCGGATTGTTCTCATAGCCGCCGAAGACGTTCTCGCCGCGGATCACAATCTCGCCTACGACGCCCGGTGCCAAAATCCCTCCCGCCATGTCCATGATCTCGATCTCGGGGCCGGCGGCGGGGCCGACCGAGCCCGGCTTCCGCACGCCATGCAGAGGGTTGCAAGCCATCTGATGCGCGGCTTCGGTCATGCCATAGGCTTCGACAACGGGAGCGTGGAAGGTCGCCTCGAGCTCCGCGATGACCTGCGGCGGCAGCGAAGCGGAGGAGGAGCGGATGAAGCGCAGCGGGTGTTGCGCGATGACCTCCCGCTGCTTCGCGACGCGCGTCAAAATCGCCTGGTGCATCGTCGGAACGGCCGTGTACCAAGTCGGCTCGGCCTCCTCCATCCACGCGAAGAATTTCAGCGCGTTGAAGCCCGGCGCGCAGAAGATCGATCCCCCGCGCGAGAGCGGCGCGAGCAGCCCCGCGACGAGCCCGTGAATGTGGAAGAGCGGCATGACGTTCAGCGCTCGGTCTGCAGGCGAGAGCTCCAGCGTGCGCGCGACGTTCTGCGCCGACGCCGCGAGACTGCGCTGCGAGAGCGGCACGATCTTCGGCCGCGACGTCGTCCCTGACGTGTGCAGGATCAGCGCGATGTCCTCAGGCGCGGCGAAGCCCGGAGCGTCGGCCCGCGCGCGCGACGCTCCCGAAAGGGCGAAATCCCCGGCCCCGCCGGCGCGTGGAGTCAATGTCAGAACAAGAAGGCCGAGCTTCCTCGCCGCCTCGATCGCCGGCGAGAGGCTGCCCGCCTCGACGACAAGGGCCTTCGCCCTCAGGTCCTGCATGTAGAACTCAAACTCGTCGAGCTTATAGGCGGGGTTGAGCGGCGCGGCGGTCGCGCCCTGCGCGATCGCGATGAAGGCCGCCGCCATCTCCGGGCCGTTCGGGAGCACGATCGCGACGCGGTCGCCGCGGCCGACGCCCAATCCATTGAGCGTCACGACCGTCTCCTCGACGAGCGTGCGCAGCCTCCCGAAGGAGAGCGGCGGCGCGCCGGGCGCGCGCAAGGCCGCCGCTTCGTCAGGCGCGAGGGCGAGGAGACTTTGGAGGGTGCTGTTGGCGGACATTCAGGTTCCCGGTGATTAAGAGCTCAGACGGGCGCGACGGCGAGCCTGCCCTTTTCGCGTGCGAGCGTCGCCGCGAGCAGCTTCGTCAACGCATAGACAGCGCGCAGATGCGGCGTCGCGACGCCCACGATCTCGCCGAGCTCGATGACCGCGCCGAGCAGCGCCTCGATTTCTATAGCGCGCCCGCTCTCCACGTCCTGCAGCATCGAGGTCTTATGCGCGCCGACCGCCTCCGCGCCGGCGATGCGTTTCTCCAGGGAGATCCGGAAGCGGATGGAAAGCGCCTCGCCCACCTGCTGCGCCTCGCGCATCATCTCGGCGGCGAGCGCCCGCGTCGGGGCAAAATGGCAGATGTCTTCCAGCGTCGCATGCGTGAGCGCGCTGATCGGATTGAAGCTCAGATTGCCCCAGAGTTTCAGCCAGATCTCCGCGCGCAGGTCGGAGGCGACCGGCGCCTTGAAGCCCGCGCGGGCGAAAGCTTCCGAGACGGCCAAAATGCGCTCGGTCCTCGCGCCGTCGATCTCCGCGAGCGTGAAACGATCGCCTTCAATGAGACGGATGACGCCTGGCCGCTCGACCTCCGCAGACGGATAGACGACGCTGGCGATGATCCGGTCGATCGGCAAATGAGCGGCGATGACCCCGCCGGGATCGACGCTCTCGAGCCGCCGGCCTTCATGGACGCCGCCATGCTTGCAGAAATACCACCAGGGAACGCCGTTTTGCGCGGTCAGGACCAGCGTGTTCTCGCCGAGGATCGGCGCGAGCTCGGACGCCACGGCCGCGAGCTGATGCGCTTTGACGGCCAGCACGAGAAGGTCTTGTGGGCCGAGCTCGGCGATCCGGTCGCTTGCTGGAATGTTGACGGTGAAGGTCTCGCCGCCGCCGACGAGCGTTAGGCCTCGGCTCTGGATCGCCGCGAGCTGCGCCCCGCGCGCAACGACGCTTATGTCTTCGCCCGCGCGCGCAAGCCTCGCCGCCAGAAGGCCGCCGATCGCCCCCGCCCCGATCACGCAGATCTTCATCGCCTTCTTCCGCCTTCTCGAAGCCTTTTGCGTAAAGACCAGCCTGATCGAGTTCAAATGTCGGCTGCGCTCTCCGAGGAGCGACGGACATGACGACAGATTATCTTGGGGCGGATTTTGCGCTATCCCGAGGTTAAAGTGACAGCGCGCTCGACAGCTTGTTCTCTGCCGGCGCGCACGGCCACGAAACCCTCCTTCAGTGCAACCCTCCGCTGAATAGCGCGCTCAGCTCGCCTTCGAGCGCTTTGCGGGCGGTTTGCGCGCCCATTTTTTTGCGAGCGCGGCCACGTCGCTCGCGAGAGCCTCAAAGCCGACCACCTTGGGATCAAAGTCCTCGCCAATCCACTCTTTGATCTCGGCATGGCGAGGGTCCTTCGGATCATCACGGGCTTCGAGAATCTCGCCATAGCCCCAAGGGCCGCCGCAATCTTCCGGCGGGCAGCGCCCACTTGCCGCGAGAAGCCGTGGGTAGAGAACGCCGGCTTCGGCGTCGACGAGGCGCTCGATCTTGACGGTGTGCTCCCAGCCGTCGCCGAAATCGTAGAGGTATCGTAGCGTCTTGACGCGTCCGTCTTCGAGAAGGTCTTCGAGCTTGGCCTTGCGCGCGTCGAGCGGGCCATCGGGCCAATCTGGATCTTGGAGGCCCCATCTGAGGCTTCCGGCGCGGATTTCATAGAGATGGCTGTCGGTCCAGCCCATCGCCGCCTGGATCGTCAGATGCAGGCGGTCGAGCTTCAGGCCAAGAGGAACCTCGACGAAACGCAGGACTTTCGGCTCGACGCCATCGAGGGTGATTTTGAGGCGCAGGATAGCAACGGCGGTCATCGCGCAAGTTTACGGGCTTCTGGCTCAGCTGGCCAGCGGCAAGGCGGCATGGCGGCGGGGTCGCCGCGGTTCCCATCCGTTTCGCTTTAGGTTAAGAGCGAAAACTACTGGAATGCGCGCGGCCGACCACAAAGGGGTGGTTCTTATGTTTCGATGGAAGTCGGCCGATAAGAGCGCGGCCTCCGCAGCGCTTTTGTGCTCTCTTCTGCTGCTCTCTGCCTGCGTCACCAGCGGACCGGAGGCGCCGCCGGCCCCGGTCGTCGTTTCAGCGCCGGCGTCGATCTCTCCCGACGCTCTGGTCGGGAGCTGGGGTCTCGCGGCCTATCACCGCGACAGCGACCGCCCCCGCACCGAGAGCGAGGCGAAGCGCCAGTGCAACAACCCTTATGTCATCAAGCGCGGACCGAACGGCGGCGTCATCATGCATCTCGCCGACGTGCCCGAGCCGCAAGAGCTCGTTCTCAAGGGCGGTCCTGGCGGCGCCAATTTTGTCGGCCTGCCGGGAGCGCCCGGCGCTCCTGAGGATCGCGAGGTCTTCGCGGTCTCGGCGAGGTCCTTCAGCGTGAGATGGGTCAATCCGGACAACGCCAATCGCTACGGCGTGATGATCTACGTGCGCTGCGCTTGAGAGCGAAGGCGCCGGACGTCTCTTCGAGACGCGCCTGTCCAATGAGGTCGAGATGAGACAAACGGAATCCACGCCCCAGGGCTCGATCCTACGGCGCCTGCTCTTCCTCGCCTGCGCCTGCCTGCTCGTGCTGCCGGCCGTAGCGCCGACGCTGAGCGCCAAGGCCGCCGAAGAGGAAATGCAGATCGACGATCAGCCGGGATATGTGCCGGACGCGGCCGAGGAGCAATTGACCGGCCCGCTCGAACGGCAGGTAGTTTTCTTCCGCACGAACGAACCGCCGGGATCGATCGTCGTCCACACCGACGAGCGCTTCCTCTACCTTGTGATGGAGAATAATCGCGCGATGCGCTACGGCATCGGCGTCGGCCGCGACGGCTTCCAATGGGGCGGACAGCACAAGATCTCCCGCAAGCAGGAATGGCCCGACTGGCGACCGCCGCCGGAGATGATCGAGCGCCAGCCCTATCTGCCGCGTTTCATGGCCGGCGGGCCGGGCAATCCGATGGGGGCTCGAGCGCTTTACATCGGCCAGACGATCTATCGAATCCATGGCACGAACCAACCGCAGACGATCGGCCACGCCGTGTCGTCGGGATGTTTCCGCCTCGTGAACAGCGACATCATCGATCTCTATGAGCGCGTGCCGGTCGGCACACGCATCGTCGTCAAGCAGGCGCCCAAGCTCTAGCGCCCTCAAACGCATATCGCCAAGCGAGGTCATCATGCGGTTGTTCGCCATCGGAACGTCGTTTCTTGTCCTGACGGCTCTCTCCTTCGCCTTTCCGGCGGCGGCGCGCGCGACGACGCTGAAGAGCGTGCAGGACCGCGGCGAGCTCGTCTGCGGCGTCAGCACCGGCATCCCCGGCTTCTCGATCGTCGACGAAAAGGGCTCCTGGTCGGGCTTCGACGTCGACTTCTGCCGCGCCGTCGCCGCGGCGGTGCTCGCGGATCCGGCCAAAGTGCGTTTCGTCCCGCTCGACGCGGACGAGCGATTTGATGCGCTCAAGACGAAAAAAATCGACCTGCTGGCGCGCAACTCGACCTGGACCATAACCAGCGAAGCCGATCACGACGTGGCCTTCGTCGGCGTCAATTATTACGACGGCCAGGGATTTCTCGTGCCCAAACGGCGCAAGATCACCTCGGCTCTGGAGCTCGGCGGCAGCAAGGTCTGCCTCAAGAACGGCACGGAAAGCGAGGCGAACCTCGCGGATTTCTTCGAAGCCAATCGGATGAAATTCGAGGCGGTAAGGTTCGAAACCTTGCCGGAAATGCTGAAGGCTTACGAGACCGGCGGTTGCGACGTCGTGACCTCCGACGTGTCGCAGCTCTACGCCGGGCGGCTCGAGCTTTCGAA
Protein-coding sequences here:
- a CDS encoding type II toxin-antitoxin system Phd/YefM family antitoxin, whose product is MREIGAFEAKNRLGYLLDLVEQGEEVIITRHGKPVARLAPLKEVRGGAEARAALQRIRQRARARKLGPFDWLEWKPLRDEGRS
- a CDS encoding acyl--CoA ligase; the protein is MSANSTLQSLLALAPDEAAALRAPGAPPLSFGRLRTLVEETVVTLNGLGVGRGDRVAIVLPNGPEMAAAFIAIAQGATAAPLNPAYKLDEFEFYMQDLRAKALVVEAGSLSPAIEAARKLGLLVLTLTPRAGGAGDFALSGASRARADAPGFAAPEDIALILHTSGTTSRPKIVPLSQRSLAASAQNVARTLELSPADRALNVMPLFHIHGLVAGLLAPLSRGGSIFCAPGFNALKFFAWMEEAEPTWYTAVPTMHQAILTRVAKQREVIAQHPLRFIRSSSASLPPQVIAELEATFHAPVVEAYGMTEAAHQMACNPLHGVRKPGSVGPAAGPEIEIMDMAGGILAPGVVGEIVIRGENVFGGYENNPKANAEAFANGWFRTGDQGVKDADGYVRLTGRLKEIINRGGEKISPREVDEALMDHPAVQQVVAFAMPHERLGEDVAAAVVLREGASVTEGDLRAFLAERLAAFKVPRKILFLREIPKGATGKLQRIGLAEKLGLAG
- a CDS encoding 2-dehydropantoate 2-reductase, with protein sequence MKICVIGAGAIGGLLAARLARAGEDISVVARGAQLAAIQSRGLTLVGGGETFTVNIPASDRIAELGPQDLLVLAVKAHQLAAVASELAPILGENTLVLTAQNGVPWWYFCKHGGVHEGRRLESVDPGGVIAAHLPIDRIIASVVYPSAEVERPGVIRLIEGDRFTLAEIDGARTERILAVSEAFARAGFKAPVASDLRAEIWLKLWGNLSFNPISALTHATLEDICHFAPTRALAAEMMREAQQVGEALSIRFRISLEKRIAGAEAVGAHKTSMLQDVESGRAIEIEALLGAVIELGEIVGVATPHLRAVYALTKLLAATLAREKGRLAVAPV
- a CDS encoding PadR family transcriptional regulator, with protein sequence MRPPFGPPGGEDEIQESCRPPFRRLFGRGGPFARARGARLFDQGALRLLTLGLIDEAPRHGYEIIKALKARFQGAYSPSPGSIYPILQALLEAGLVTSQSFGPRRRFSIAPAGRAYLEENRAELERIKAQLEEAAAPIGESALGEAIAELRAALFEKMRGGGLSPARAEKLRELLKRAKEEVERI
- a CDS encoding cupin domain-containing protein: MFTSRRNFLGSAAFASGLVTFTSVAEATDKYMAKAGDGGFGRQATQLPPGETVAFHDPKDVGAMPDFKFSLDGNRPKVTTGGWAKEATVHQFPISKGIAGVHMYLNPGASRELHWHAIAAEWAFVIEGRCQTVVIDPTGASEINNFEPGDLWYFAKGHGHSIQTIGDKPCHFILSFDNGAFSEHGTFSITDWIDVTPKDLLALEFGLPKDLFDAFPKGETYIQEGSVLRAEDALDAPWPKESTHKFRLLRDPKAARDFEGGTFRLATVDEFPAQKTMSGGLMTLKPGGMRKLHWNVNANEWHYYLKGRGQVAVFGSGGRGKVAEFTPGDVAYIPMGFGHTIKNIGDEDLEIVQTWDNGKFEEIDLDKWVQSSPRHLLRNNFAGVPDPTIAQMKRG
- a CDS encoding LysR family transcriptional regulator — translated: MKLDPTLLLTFVTITEAKSFSEAGRRLGLSQSSVSEHVKKLEHLAGRQLLLRDTHSHALTEDGQAMLEFARSILETNARATRHFSQSVRRRRFRLGASEDLAIGWLGEAVRGFMQTHPEVDLDFTIALSRTLIEQFDNGELDLVVCKRWPDGDRGELIFKDQVVWTAATEATVFRNDQAQLVLYPPPGVTRFMALTALERAGAPWRIACTSADLSGLTMATGIGLGMMAHSSTLIPPGLKACSPDPRLPEIGAIEFVMLEKKTSDPKLRAEMSRAIRARVGENDKRRRA
- a CDS encoding type II toxin-antitoxin system VapC family toxin, whose protein sequence is MLDSSATLAWIFGDETTKAIERVFDEVAEWGAVVPSLWRLEVANCLTAALRRGRIEEGFRRAALADLSLLDVVVDAHTDANAWGETVELAERFGLTLYDAAYVELAARRALPLATLDADMRAAGRGLGLRLLGIE
- a CDS encoding cold-shock protein gives rise to the protein MSKGKDFRGPRKRGFDDDGPFGYDAPRTPRPPRPAFGGGGFQEGPPMASDAPAVDAVVKWFKSDKGFGFVELANGTGDAFLHIGAVQAAGYESLPPGAKLKVQVSSSLKGQQVSRILEADLAGASERAPPPRSSFDGPRPPRRAAPDPSTAVTVAGKVKWFDESKGFGFVQSNDGGKDVFVHISILAPSGVSRLVEGQPVTMQVVDTQKGREALSISTQ
- a CDS encoding cupin domain-containing protein — its product is MLENRRRVLQTVAAGASGFLTFSSLAEATDKYMAAAGDGGYGRAARPLPPGDTAAFHDPKDAAAAPEFRFPLDSAKPRVATGGWAKEVSSREFPLAKGVAGVHALLNPGGSRELHWHATAAEWAIVLEGRCQTVVIDPSGASEINNFEPGDLWYFAKGHGHSIQTIGDKPCNIILAFDDGGFSPDAAAFSITDWINLTPKEMLGQEFGLPKDLFDAFPKGETFMQAGEILQPEDALEAPWPKESTHKFRLLRDPKAARDFDAGTFRLATSAEFPTSKTMSGGVMTIKPRALHKLHWHPNANEWMYFARGRGQVALFGSGGRGKVAEFGPGDVACIPMGFGHAIRNIGDEELEIVQTWDNGRFEEIQLDQCVQSSPRYLLANNFAGVPQTTLAQMKHG
- the mazG gene encoding nucleoside triphosphate pyrophosphohydrolase — protein: MTIHRLIEIMAALRTPQTGCPWDLEQTSRSIAPYAIEEAYEVVDAIERDDLCDLKDELGDLLLQVVFHARMAEEAGHFAFDDVVGAICEKLTRRHPHVFAQGRAADSAAVSLQWDAIKAGEKAARDARRGAAAPPSLLEGVPTPLPALTRAVKLQEKAGKVGFDWADARLVLEKIREEAAEVEAELAAPGAEASPELEDEIGDLLFAVANLARHAKVDPEQALRGANAKFERRFRHIERRLSEAGRTPKEATLDEMEALWVEAKGRERGADSRKPG
- a CDS encoding DUF2852 domain-containing protein translates to MSHCAHAAFRSDPAASWRGRGFGPPLPLKLLLVGAVFFICPPLGLLALGFLAWRHVRWERGCGGHRAFRHSTGNSALDAKRRDTLKALDEEAEAFEEFARRERERRDREAYERFQAERQEKKED